Within Cyanobacterium stanieri LEGE 03274, the genomic segment TTTTAAATTCCTGACTATTAGGGTTATTAAATTTACTTCTACCACGGCTTAATAACTCGGCACAGGATGATAAATAATAATCTTTGGTGGAATCTTTACTAATTTTTTTTAATAATCTCACAATACTTTGAAATCCTAATTCAAAGTCAGCACTTTCTTGTAAATTCCGAGTATTTACTATTTGTTGTATTTGCCAATCTAACCATAAAGGGGCATTTTGCATCAAAGTTAAATATTTTTCTGTGGCTTCTTTTCCTGTGGCTAAAAACTCATCGGCATCTTTACCATCAGGAATATTAACAACTTTTAATTTCATTTGCCCTGAATAAATGAGATTTTCTACTTCCTTAATGGCTCTTTCTGTGGCTTTTAATCCTGCTTTATCAGCATCAAAATTAACAATAATTTCTTTCGATTCAGTGTAACGGGAAAGGAGTTTTACATGGTTTTCGGTTAAAGCTGTACCTAACACCGCTACGGCATTTTTTATATTATAACGGTGAAGGGCGATCGCATCGAAATATCCTTCTACCACTATGGCTTTATCCTCTTTAACAATGGTTTTTTTTGCCTTATCAAGGGCGAATAAAGTTCTACTTTTAGAAAATAATTCCGTATCAGGGGAATTTAAATATTTAGGTAAACTATCATCAAGACTTCTTGCCCCAAAAGCTATTACTCTACCTTCTTTATCCATAATGGGAATCATTAAACGATTACGAAAATAATCAATATATCCATCTCCCTTATTTCTTTTTTTAATTAATCCCGCTTGGGCAACTAACATCACAGGATAATTTTTGATTTCCACTAAATAATTATAAAGAGTTTCCCAATTATTGGGGGCATATCCTAATTTAAATTCTTGGATTGTTTCTTCTGATAATTCTCTTTTTTCAAATAAATATTTTAAGGCTTCTTCTCCTTCTTTTTGCCTTAAACTGTGCTGATAAAAATTACAAGCTACTGCCAAAATTTCGTATAATTGTTCCCTCAAAGAAAGCTGTTTTTGAATTTCTTTTTGTTGTTCAGGAGCTAAACTTTTAACAGGAATTTGATAACGATGGGCAAGGTTTAATACTACTTCTTTAAAAGACTGTTTATTAATGTCCATCAAAAATTTAATCGCTCCACCCCCCGCACCGCAACCAAAACAGTAGTAAAGTTGTTTGGTAGGGCTAACGGTAAAACTAGGGCTTTTTTCGTCATGGAAAGGACATAAACCGCTAAATTCTCTCCCTTTCTTTTGTAAAACTACGTAGTCAGAAACGATTTCTACTAGGTCGATTTTTTCTTTTACTTCATTGATGGTGTCGGGGTGAAGGCTGATTTTTTCCATGGTTAAATTATAGGAAATTTCGGGGCAAAAAGATTGGATTTGCGGGGCTTGTAGTATGAAAATTAATTTAGTTACACTCAAGATTGAGGTATAAAAATATTATCACCATTACCCATTCCCGTTCCCTAATTTCGGATATAGTAGTTATTAAATTCGCAATTTCAATGTTATATGTTTAAATCAATTATTGTCGCTATTTTAATCTTGTGTTTGGCTTGGATTTCTCCTTCTCCTGCCTTTGCCCAAGAGCAAATTACTATCACCGAAGAGCAATTAGCACAGGGAGAAGCCATTGCTCAAAAAGCCATAGAAGCCACCCAAAAAGGTGATTTTGTCAAGGCTCAAGAATACTGGACGCAGTTAATTGAGGCTTTTCCTACCAATCCTGCGGTGTGGAGTAATCGTGGTAATTCCCTTGTGAGTCAGAATAAGTTACAAGAGGCGATCGCAGATTACAACCAATCTATTATCTTAGCACCCGATGCCCCCGATCCTTATCTTAATCGTGGTACTGCCTACGAAGGTTTAGGGGAATATCAAAGGGCGATCGCAGATTACAATAAAGTATTAGAATTAGATCCTAACGATGCCATGGCATACAATAACCTTGGTAATGCTAACGCAGGACTTAAAAACTGGGAAACCGCCGTAGAATTGTACCACAAAGCCACAGAAATCGCTCCTAACTTTGCCTTTGCAGGGGCTAACGAATCCCTCGCCCTTTACGAATTAGGCAGAAAAGAAGATGCCCTCAGAAAAATGCGCAACATCGTTCGTAAATATCCAATGTTTCCCGATATGCGTGCCGCCCTCACCGCCGCCCTCTGGGAAAATGGTAAACAAGGGGAAGCAGAAAGCAACTGGGTTGCCACTGTGGGTATGGATAGCCGTTACAAGGATTTGGATTGGTTGCGGGAAGTCAGAAGATGGCCTCCTAGTATGATAGAAGCCCTAGAAAGTTTTATTAATCTTGACGCTCAAGCGTAATCCTGAAAAGGAATGCACAGCCTATTAATACTATGGTTGTGCTACCACAATCTTAACTTTTTCCATCTATTTTCTATCCATTAAAAAGTAATCATTCCCCAGAAAAATGAAACTATAATTTAAACTCTTTTTCCAGAGTCAGAGCAACTTTAGCACTAATACCATTAATCCAATTTTCATTCTGTTTGGTGTAACTACGAGGAATATTAGTCGCTACCATCATCACACCACAATCATTCAAAGGTAAACAAATTAAACCTTGAACATTTTCAGGAAAATAATTAAACTCTATTTTACCTGGGTAATGTTTTAAATCTACAAGATAAATAGGCTTATGAGTTTTAATGACTCTTTCGACAATTTGACCCACTTTTACATCTTTTTGAGTTCCTAAAATACCCCGTCTTAATAGGGTTTTATCTTGATAATAAATAATAACTGATTTAGTAACCGTATTACTCAAAATTAAATGACTTGCCCAAGCTAATTCTGTCTTAAGATTTTCTGATAAATCTTCCCTTAATTCAAAGCCTTCTTGTCCTTCTAAAACAACACTTTGAGGAGGTTCGGGGTTGATTTGTCTAGCCAAAATACTGGTTAATAATAGCATGGCACATAAAATGATTCCTAAGGCATCAGAACGAGCTTGAGAGTCTAATAATGTAGGAGTAACTAAACGATTTATCATCAGTAAAGTTCCCCCTAAAATACCAGCGATTAAGGGTAAATTTTTTAGAAGGCTATTTTCTGAAGACTTATTTTTTTCTGGCATTATTTTTTTATTCTTAAGAATCTTAATTTTAGATTATTAATTTAGTCAGAATCACTTCCCTTGCAATGAATTACGAGGCTAACAGTTTATCGTTCAATAAATTGAACTAAGGTATATTTTTATTTACGGGTTTAGTACAATTTTTTGGTATGTACATTGACAAAACTTCTTATTATGGTAGTTTTAAGGGGTCTATACCCCCCATTATAAAGAGTTAATAATAATTCTTAATATCATTAAATAGTCTAAAATAATCAAATATTTACTTTATCAATTTTTTAATACCTTAGAACAATAATTATTATTAAAAAGTAAATATTAACTACCAGCCGAAGCCCGTTTTTCCCCTGGCTCTAGGATACGTTGAAATAAATATCCTGTACCTCTGGCGGTTAAAATTAGTTCAGGATTACTAGGATCTTCCTCTAATTTAGCCCGTAAACGGGAAACATGGACATCAACAACCCTAGTATCCACATGACGTTCGGGGGTATAACCCCATACTTCTTGGAGAATTTCGGAGCGGGAAAAAGGTTCTCCAGATTTGCTCACCAGTAATTCTAATAGACTAAATTCCATGCCTGTGAGGCGAATTCGTTGATCTCCTTTATAAACCTGTCTTTTGTTGGTATCAATGCGAATAGAATTGACAGAAATAACCCCAGAGCTAGGAATACCAGCTACGCCATCCTTATCTACCCTTCTCAATACAGAGCGAATTCTAGCTTCTAATTCCTTAGGTGAAAAGGGTTTGACAACATAATCATCAGCGCCTAATTCAAGACCTGTGATACGGTCGGCAACGTCTCCTAGAGCTGTTAACATGATGATGGGGATGTCTGATTCTTTACGTAGCTCTTGACATACTCCATAACCGTCTAATTTAGGCATCATTACGTCTAATACTACCAAATCGGGTTGGGTTTCGTGGAAAGTTGCGATCGCATCTTCCCCATCCGCGGCGGTTACCACATCATAACCAATCATTGATAAACGAGTTTCCAGAATTCGTCTAATACTAGCTTCATCATCAACAACTAAAATTCTTTCTTTTTGTGTATCCAATTTACAAAACTCCTCGATCCCTAAATAGTGTACTTTTATAAATATCTGTTTACCGAAAAGATTTCCTTAAAAAAATCCATAGGAAACCTCAAAATAATTTGTTTTTCTCTCTGAGTCACATACTCACAAGTTTTTTTAAACAGTCATAATATTAATTTACAATAATTTTAACCTGTCAACATAACGAATTACTTTGTTTTATTCTGAGTAACCATCAACAAATCTACTTTTAGAAAGAAATTGGAGATTATCAATACATCTTTTGATATATGACATAAGCCTTGAAAAAAGAATCTAGGTTAGGGAATATTATTTTTAAATTTTTGCAAATATTTACACCATTCCTGAGCCATAGTACCCTGAGTAAAAGGAACTATAATAGACTGATTTTCCTGAGTAATAAACTGTATATTTGCCTCTTGTTTCTCTGATAAATTCGAGTCCAAAGCAACCTGATTTTTATCCACTAGATTGATTTGAACAATATCATCTAAAGAAAATGTAATGGTGTTAATTATTCCCTTAGCCGTTGGTTTACCCCAAGTAATCAAGTTACCTTTTTTACCTAAAACCGCATAAATATCGTATTTAGATTTATCAAAATTTTCTGCCCAAACTTTATAATTTTCCAATTTCTGGTATTCATTTTTACCACTCCAAGCCAACCAAAAGAAAAGGATTAATAAAGGTAACCAAAATAAACCACGTTCCATGTTAAAATCTAGCAACTCAAATTAAAATCAGACTACCATAGAATAAGATCAACAAGATCACAATATAGTGAATAGTTAAGTAAAATAATTATATGACTTCTTACACAACTTCCTCCGCCAGAGCAGAAATGAATGAATTAAGAAGATTAAAAACCCTCTTACCTCCTGAATTACAAAGCTGGGTAATGGTAGAATCTTCCACTGAAGTTAATCCTCCCTTAATCCGTAGTGAAGAATTGGGCAAGGATGAGGTAGAAATCCAAATTGATTTAGCAAAGTGGGAAAACTTAGCTATTGATCAA encodes:
- a CDS encoding cofactor assembly of complex C subunit B, coding for MPEKNKSSENSLLKNLPLIAGILGGTLLMINRLVTPTLLDSQARSDALGIILCAMLLLTSILARQINPEPPQSVVLEGQEGFELREDLSENLKTELAWASHLILSNTVTKSVIIYYQDKTLLRRGILGTQKDVKVGQIVERVIKTHKPIYLVDLKHYPGKIEFNYFPENVQGLICLPLNDCGVMMVATNIPRSYTKQNENWINGISAKVALTLEKEFKL
- the dnaG gene encoding DNA primase, giving the protein MEKISLHPDTINEVKEKIDLVEIVSDYVVLQKKGREFSGLCPFHDEKSPSFTVSPTKQLYYCFGCGAGGGAIKFLMDINKQSFKEVVLNLAHRYQIPVKSLAPEQQKEIQKQLSLREQLYEILAVACNFYQHSLRQKEGEEALKYLFEKRELSEETIQEFKLGYAPNNWETLYNYLVEIKNYPVMLVAQAGLIKKRNKGDGYIDYFRNRLMIPIMDKEGRVIAFGARSLDDSLPKYLNSPDTELFSKSRTLFALDKAKKTIVKEDKAIVVEGYFDAIALHRYNIKNAVAVLGTALTENHVKLLSRYTESKEIIVNFDADKAGLKATERAIKEVENLIYSGQMKLKVVNIPDGKDADEFLATGKEATEKYLTLMQNAPLWLDWQIQQIVNTRNLQESADFELGFQSIVRLLKKISKDSTKDYYLSSCAELLSRGRSKFNNPNSQEFKRIYQSLQTATKTYNQKKNSRNISSYLSKTSENIKIEEAEFLILLIYIHTPRYREPIIDLLDEKDLVFTYKPYRFLWQQIHNLNIQQLEQDTNNNLLLMLQENMNIPPEMSTILNPILYPTENISQRLFAPEANVQSAIASLESIKLEKYKQYCQQQIPQLEKDNDIQKIHHFYQEIITTEKQLQELKNMRFQTPEN
- the rpaB gene encoding response regulator transcription factor RpaB, which translates into the protein MDTQKERILVVDDEASIRRILETRLSMIGYDVVTAADGEDAIATFHETQPDLVVLDVMMPKLDGYGVCQELRKESDIPIIMLTALGDVADRITGLELGADDYVVKPFSPKELEARIRSVLRRVDKDGVAGIPSSGVISVNSIRIDTNKRQVYKGDQRIRLTGMEFSLLELLVSKSGEPFSRSEILQEVWGYTPERHVDTRVVDVHVSRLRAKLEEDPSNPELILTARGTGYLFQRILEPGEKRASAGS
- a CDS encoding tetratricopeptide repeat protein, with the translated sequence MFKSIIVAILILCLAWISPSPAFAQEQITITEEQLAQGEAIAQKAIEATQKGDFVKAQEYWTQLIEAFPTNPAVWSNRGNSLVSQNKLQEAIADYNQSIILAPDAPDPYLNRGTAYEGLGEYQRAIADYNKVLELDPNDAMAYNNLGNANAGLKNWETAVELYHKATEIAPNFAFAGANESLALYELGRKEDALRKMRNIVRKYPMFPDMRAALTAALWENGKQGEAESNWVATVGMDSRYKDLDWLREVRRWPPSMIEALESFINLDAQA